Proteins encoded in a region of the Haloarcula sp. CBA1129 genome:
- a CDS encoding b(o/a)3-type cytochrome-c oxidase subunit 1, whose amino-acid sequence MVFVDSYPKTSKLVRSEFLVSFVALGIGALFGVIQALHRTGVFRGFVSSADYYTILTGHGVLLALVFTTFFIAGLFAWAVANSLERELPQRISWSAFWIMLTGTVLAAVSIIGGIVGSPTILGHDLEADVLFTFYAPMKAHPAFYIGAALIIVGSWVAGLAYFKSLWDWRSENPDERIPLQTFMVLTTMLMWYVSTIGVAVEVVAFLIPWSLGLIQNVDPLLTRTLFWYFGHPVVYFWLMPAYLVWYTILPKLAGGRLFSDPLARVVFVAFLLLSTPVGFHHQYTDPGIPSGYKFIAMTNTMFLLLPSLLTAFTVVASVEHGARQRGAKGYLSWLRNLPWGKPAFAGCMLAGLMFAAGGFSGMINAGMNINYLIHNTIWVPGHFHLTVGTAFALTAMAISYWLVPQITGKKLRQRSIAVLQPYVWFVGMAVMSNAMHRAGLAGIPRRTAEPTYDEFAFEGVAGTVGEMRIQIAIGGFLLFVGAAMFLIVMADTLLARRGGTLSVNGNIPEPLSGADHSPRILDNYKLWTAIALLLIVIAYGPPLASMVADGLFAPGSPPIPV is encoded by the coding sequence ATGGTGTTCGTCGACTCCTATCCGAAAACGTCGAAGCTCGTCCGTAGCGAGTTCCTCGTGTCGTTCGTCGCCCTCGGAATCGGTGCGTTGTTCGGCGTCATTCAGGCGCTCCATCGAACCGGCGTGTTCCGGGGCTTCGTCAGTTCGGCCGACTACTACACGATTCTGACGGGCCACGGCGTCCTGCTGGCGCTTGTGTTTACCACGTTCTTCATCGCGGGACTGTTCGCATGGGCTGTCGCCAACAGTCTCGAACGGGAGCTGCCACAGCGCATCTCTTGGTCGGCCTTCTGGATAATGCTCACGGGGACAGTGCTCGCGGCCGTGTCCATCATCGGCGGCATTGTCGGCTCCCCAACGATTCTGGGTCACGACCTCGAAGCCGACGTGCTGTTTACCTTCTACGCACCGATGAAGGCACATCCGGCGTTCTACATCGGCGCTGCGCTCATCATCGTCGGCTCGTGGGTCGCCGGCCTCGCGTACTTCAAGTCCCTGTGGGACTGGCGCTCGGAGAACCCAGACGAACGTATTCCGTTGCAGACGTTCATGGTTCTGACGACGATGCTGATGTGGTACGTCTCCACCATCGGCGTCGCCGTTGAAGTCGTCGCCTTCCTCATCCCGTGGTCGCTCGGACTCATCCAGAACGTCGACCCACTGCTGACGCGGACGCTGTTCTGGTACTTCGGCCACCCGGTCGTGTACTTCTGGCTCATGCCGGCGTACCTCGTCTGGTACACTATTCTGCCGAAGTTGGCCGGCGGACGACTGTTCAGTGACCCGCTGGCCCGCGTGGTCTTCGTCGCCTTCCTGCTGCTGTCGACTCCAGTCGGTTTCCACCACCAGTACACCGACCCCGGCATCCCATCGGGATATAAATTCATCGCGATGACGAACACGATGTTCTTGCTGTTGCCCTCGCTGTTGACCGCGTTCACCGTGGTCGCCTCAGTTGAACACGGCGCTCGCCAGCGGGGTGCAAAGGGCTACCTCTCTTGGCTTCGGAATCTGCCGTGGGGCAAGCCGGCCTTCGCCGGCTGTATGCTCGCCGGCCTGATGTTCGCCGCGGGAGGCTTCTCCGGCATGATCAACGCCGGGATGAACATCAACTACCTCATCCACAACACCATCTGGGTGCCCGGCCACTTCCATCTCACCGTCGGGACTGCGTTCGCGCTGACGGCGATGGCTATCAGCTACTGGCTGGTCCCACAGATTACCGGGAAGAAACTCCGGCAGCGCAGTATCGCTGTGCTCCAGCCATACGTCTGGTTCGTGGGCATGGCAGTGATGTCGAACGCAATGCACCGTGCGGGCCTCGCCGGCATTCCACGACGGACTGCCGAGCCGACGTACGACGAGTTCGCCTTCGAGGGCGTCGCCGGAACGGTCGGTGAAATGCGAATCCAGATAGCTATCGGCGGCTTCCTGCTGTTCGTCGGCGCGGCGATGTTCCTCATCGTCATGGCCGACACCCTGCTCGCTCGCCGTGGCGGGACGCTGTCGGTCAACGGCAACATCCCGGAGCCGCTGTCCGGCGCGGACCACAGCCCACGGATTCTGGACAACTACAAGCTCTGGACGGCGATTGCCCTGCTGCTCATCGTCATCGCCTACGGGCCGCCACTTGCCAGCATGGTCGCTGACGGCCTGTTCGCGCCCGGTAGCCCGCCGATCCCGGTCTAA
- a CDS encoding halocyanin domain-containing protein codes for MALSRRQFVGAAAGTAALAATGTATAQEEPDYGGWFDDVSNYDGTVDKRGQDSVTITVGAQGNNGAFAFDPPAVMVNPGTEVVWEWNGEGGGHNVVSDGDGPLDSGSPVSEAGTTYSHTFESEGLFKYVCTPHKTLGMKGAIVVRPGGGSSGDGGSGGQQQQGPPANPDYGGWFDDVSNYNGTTVDRTDADSVEISVGAQGNNGAFAFDPPAVRVTPGTEVTWTWTGEGGGHNVVSDGDGPLDSGDPVSESGTTYSHTFEEMGVYKYVCTPHKTLGMKGAVVVGGPLGGSGGSGGGQEGGGIELSGPQWLLSGSVLLAFFSPLLFAVAMRRRQNGRPPQTGGGGELQRATGPEPVEEAAETEPAVELGHDEYDPKGTAALVAFYFVLIGLLWVFMYFVEFLGRVSIIG; via the coding sequence ATGGCGCTGAGTCGGCGACAGTTCGTCGGTGCCGCGGCCGGGACAGCGGCGCTGGCCGCGACCGGCACGGCGACAGCACAAGAGGAACCGGACTACGGCGGCTGGTTCGACGACGTCTCGAACTACGATGGAACCGTCGACAAGCGAGGTCAAGACTCTGTTACAATCACCGTCGGCGCGCAGGGCAACAACGGCGCGTTCGCCTTCGACCCGCCGGCAGTAATGGTCAACCCGGGCACAGAGGTTGTCTGGGAATGGAACGGCGAAGGCGGCGGCCACAACGTCGTTTCGGACGGCGACGGGCCGCTTGACTCAGGCAGCCCGGTCAGCGAGGCCGGAACGACCTACAGCCACACCTTCGAGTCAGAGGGGCTGTTCAAGTACGTCTGTACACCCCACAAAACGCTCGGCATGAAAGGCGCAATCGTCGTTCGGCCCGGCGGCGGTAGCTCCGGCGACGGGGGTTCCGGCGGCCAACAGCAACAGGGACCACCCGCAAACCCGGACTACGGCGGCTGGTTCGACGACGTTTCGAACTACAACGGAACGACGGTCGACAGAACCGATGCCGACAGCGTCGAGATATCAGTCGGCGCACAGGGCAACAACGGCGCGTTCGCCTTCGACCCGCCGGCAGTCCGGGTAACACCCGGGACCGAAGTGACGTGGACATGGACCGGTGAAGGCGGCGGCCACAACGTCGTTTCGGACGGCGACGGGCCGCTCGACTCGGGCGACCCCGTCAGCGAATCCGGGACCACCTACAGCCATACCTTCGAAGAGATGGGCGTGTACAAGTACGTCTGTACACCCCACAAAACGCTCGGCATGAAAGGCGCCGTCGTTGTCGGCGGCCCGCTCGGTGGCAGCGGTGGCAGCGGCGGCGGACAGGAGGGCGGCGGTATCGAGCTCTCCGGCCCGCAGTGGCTCCTTTCAGGCTCGGTCCTGTTGGCGTTCTTCTCGCCGCTGTTGTTCGCAGTCGCGATGCGACGCCGCCAGAACGGGCGACCGCCACAGACGGGTGGGGGTGGCGAGCTACAGCGGGCGACCGGCCCGGAGCCGGTTGAAGAGGCTGCGGAAACGGAACCGGCTGTCGAGCTGGGCCACGACGAGTACGACCCGAAGGGAACGGCGGCGCTGGTCGCCTTCTACTTCGTGTTGATCGGCCTGCTGTGGGTGTTCATGTACTTCGTCGAGTTCCTCGGCCGTGTCTCAATAATCGGGTGA
- a CDS encoding sulfite exporter TauE/SafE family protein, which yields MQFGTAGLSSGETAGLAAFVGLGLVGSVHCLGMCGPLVTTYADRLDDGGPVSGHEIRQHALFNAGRTLSYAVVGTVLGAAGSVLYDVAGLARLGTVVRGAVGVFVGLAIITVGLGYLSRGRAVDVARSLPLVGDLFQRLSASLVERVDRWVDGPGMVALGAMHGLLPCPLLYPAFLYAFATGSAFTGGLSLAALGLGTFPLVFAYGTAFGTLSPGHRATLHRVLGIVFIALALVPLSNGLAAFGIAIPKPPLPMPWM from the coding sequence ATGCAGTTCGGGACGGCGGGGCTGAGCTCCGGTGAAACGGCCGGCCTCGCGGCGTTCGTCGGACTGGGCCTCGTCGGCAGCGTCCACTGCCTCGGAATGTGCGGACCGTTAGTCACCACCTACGCCGACAGACTTGACGACGGCGGGCCGGTGTCCGGCCACGAGATACGCCAGCACGCGCTGTTTAACGCCGGCCGGACGCTGAGCTATGCGGTCGTCGGGACGGTACTTGGCGCTGCTGGCAGCGTTCTGTACGACGTCGCCGGTCTGGCACGCCTCGGGACCGTCGTCCGGGGAGCCGTCGGGGTTTTCGTCGGTCTCGCGATCATCACCGTCGGTCTCGGGTATCTTTCGCGTGGTCGCGCCGTTGACGTGGCTCGGTCGCTGCCGCTGGTCGGTGACCTGTTCCAGCGCCTCTCCGCGTCGCTCGTCGAGCGGGTCGACCGGTGGGTCGACGGTCCGGGAATGGTCGCGCTGGGCGCGATGCACGGCCTGCTCCCCTGCCCGCTGCTCTATCCGGCGTTCCTGTACGCGTTCGCGACTGGCTCCGCGTTCACCGGCGGCCTCTCGTTGGCCGCGCTCGGCCTCGGGACGTTTCCGCTGGTGTTCGCCTACGGGACCGCCTTCGGGACGCTCTCGCCGGGCCATCGCGCGACGCTACACCGGGTGCTTGGTATCGTTTTCATCGCGCTCGCGCTCGTCCCGCTGTCGAACGGGCTAGCGGCGTTCGGTATCGCCATCCCGAAACCACCCCTGCCGATGCCATGGATGTGA
- a CDS encoding cation-translocating P-type ATPase, producing the protein MTTCTLCDLPVDAPVSDDAVEGTFCCRGCLEVARTLDDPATETRDAADTGPDPDEADGETAFLSVEGMHCATCETFLEARATDHEGVAAAAASYPTGTMKLTYDADALSESDLADAVAGTGYDASLQATETDDEYELEGRLIVGGFFGMMTMLWYILFLYPAYLGVDPSLLLFDPSGQAGDYLLWNMAVMTGVVVGYTGWPLLRGAYVSLRAGRPNMDLLVAMAAVTAFLYSVVAVILGQTEVYFDVATVIVMAVSVGDYYQDRVRRAALDRLTEFTTQRADSARRRTDGGHEEVDVGALSAGDEVVVRSGERIPVDGTVVEGTAAVDESLVTGESLAVRKTDDDEVIGGSLVTQGGVVVRVGPDAESTVDRLTNLLWEVQSTRGGVQRLVDRIAAVFVPLVVVLAVLATGAHLAAGATPTDAMLTGLAVLVVSCPCALGLATPLATAAGIRRALDGGTVVTGDAVFETATDADVVAFDKTGTLTTGEMELLERADERAMARAAAVEQFADHPVAEAVTDAIPVPDAAVSGFEQHPGRGVSATVDGDRVAVGSPALFDDLGLDVPADLRSRCERATANGCIPALVGWDGAARDALVAGDRLRPNWESVVSTLARDRDVVVITGDGPEAAAPFERHDGVDEVFAGVPPEAKAEVVERLQSRGTVAMVGDGSNDAPALAAADLGIAMASGTSLAADAADAVVTSDDLRAVPDVFAVTAATRTRVRQNLAWAFCYNAVALPLALFGVLNPLFAALAMTASSLLVVGNSTRALAGTASHSEASAEGPATPQQPTAAD; encoded by the coding sequence GTGACCACCTGCACGCTCTGTGACCTGCCGGTTGACGCGCCCGTCAGCGACGACGCCGTCGAGGGGACGTTCTGCTGTCGGGGCTGTCTGGAAGTCGCGCGGACGCTCGACGACCCGGCGACGGAGACCCGCGACGCGGCCGACACCGGACCCGACCCGGACGAGGCCGACGGCGAGACGGCCTTTCTCTCCGTTGAGGGAATGCACTGTGCGACCTGCGAGACGTTTCTGGAAGCGCGGGCCACGGACCACGAGGGCGTCGCTGCCGCGGCCGCCAGTTACCCGACGGGGACGATGAAACTCACCTACGACGCCGACGCGCTCTCTGAGTCGGACCTCGCGGACGCGGTGGCCGGCACCGGCTACGACGCCAGTCTGCAGGCCACGGAGACCGACGACGAGTACGAACTGGAGGGGCGTCTCATCGTTGGCGGTTTCTTCGGGATGATGACGATGCTGTGGTACATTCTCTTTCTCTATCCCGCCTACCTCGGCGTCGACCCGTCGCTGTTGCTGTTCGACCCGAGCGGGCAAGCGGGGGATTACCTGCTGTGGAACATGGCTGTGATGACTGGCGTCGTGGTCGGCTACACCGGATGGCCGCTGCTTCGCGGGGCGTACGTCAGCCTCCGTGCCGGCCGGCCGAACATGGATTTGCTGGTGGCGATGGCCGCCGTGACTGCCTTCCTGTACAGCGTCGTCGCTGTCATCTTGGGACAGACAGAGGTGTACTTCGACGTGGCGACGGTCATCGTCATGGCCGTCTCAGTCGGCGACTACTATCAGGACCGGGTCCGGCGGGCCGCGCTGGACCGCCTCACGGAGTTCACGACCCAGCGGGCCGATAGCGCACGCCGACGAACCGACGGGGGCCACGAGGAAGTCGACGTTGGCGCGCTGTCGGCCGGCGACGAAGTCGTCGTCCGCTCCGGCGAGCGAATCCCCGTCGACGGGACCGTCGTCGAGGGGACCGCTGCCGTTGATGAATCGCTCGTGACTGGCGAATCGCTTGCCGTCCGAAAAACGGACGACGACGAAGTCATCGGCGGGTCGCTGGTTACGCAGGGCGGCGTCGTCGTTCGCGTCGGGCCGGACGCCGAGAGCACCGTCGACCGCCTCACGAACCTGCTGTGGGAGGTCCAGAGCACCCGCGGCGGCGTTCAGCGTCTCGTCGACCGCATTGCCGCCGTCTTCGTCCCGCTGGTGGTCGTGCTGGCCGTTCTTGCCACCGGCGCGCATCTGGCCGCTGGGGCAACACCTACGGATGCGATGCTGACCGGCTTGGCAGTGCTCGTGGTCTCCTGTCCCTGTGCGCTGGGACTGGCGACGCCACTGGCGACCGCGGCGGGCATCCGTCGGGCGCTGGACGGCGGGACCGTCGTCACCGGCGATGCGGTGTTCGAAACGGCGACCGACGCAGACGTGGTGGCCTTCGACAAGACGGGCACGCTGACGACCGGCGAGATGGAACTGCTGGAGCGGGCCGACGAGCGGGCGATGGCTCGCGCGGCTGCGGTCGAGCAGTTCGCGGACCATCCCGTCGCCGAGGCGGTGACCGACGCCATCCCGGTTCCCGACGCCGCCGTCTCCGGGTTCGAACAACACCCGGGGCGGGGCGTCAGCGCCACGGTCGATGGGGACCGCGTCGCTGTCGGGTCACCGGCACTGTTCGACGACCTCGGCCTCGACGTGCCGGCCGACCTCCGGAGTCGGTGTGAGCGCGCGACCGCGAACGGCTGCATCCCCGCGCTCGTCGGTTGGGACGGCGCGGCGCGGGACGCCCTCGTCGCGGGCGACAGGCTCCGCCCGAACTGGGAGTCGGTCGTCTCGACGCTCGCCCGCGACCGCGATGTCGTCGTCATCACCGGCGACGGTCCCGAGGCCGCCGCACCGTTCGAGCGCCACGACGGCGTCGACGAGGTGTTCGCCGGCGTTCCACCGGAGGCGAAAGCCGAAGTCGTCGAGCGACTGCAGTCCCGCGGGACCGTCGCGATGGTCGGCGACGGGAGCAACGACGCCCCCGCGCTCGCGGCCGCTGACCTCGGCATCGCCATGGCCTCGGGCACGTCGCTGGCCGCCGACGCGGCCGACGCGGTCGTCACGTCGGACGACCTACGGGCCGTCCCAGACGTGTTCGCGGTGACGGCCGCGACCCGCACCCGGGTCCGCCAGAACCTCGCATGGGCGTTCTGTTACAACGCCGTGGCGCTCCCGCTGGCGCTGTTCGGCGTCCTGAACCCGTTGTTTGCGGCGCTAGCGATGACGGCCAGTAGCCTGCTCGTCGTCGGGAACTCGACGCGGGCGCTGGCGGGCACCGCGTCACACAGCGAGGCGAGCGCTGAGGGACCGGCGACGCCACAGCAACCGACGGCGGCCGACTGA
- a CDS encoding cytochrome c oxidase subunit II: MQVHRFEKVWLGAAILLIVGFIATIAYGSVGVGVGMVDDSGGQISAQAVQNGNTGTPFDDPGVVKEDGQYVVYVVARQFQFVPGSGDTPVRVPAGANVTFRVTSADVVHGFSVVETNINTMVIPGQVSEVSARFNEPGTYGLICHEYCGAAHHTMGGSVEVVPPEEYDMQQENIEQPEDDAQAQQEADQ; this comes from the coding sequence ATGCAGGTTCATAGATTCGAAAAAGTCTGGCTCGGTGCAGCGATACTGCTCATCGTCGGATTCATCGCCACCATCGCCTACGGTTCGGTCGGCGTCGGTGTCGGAATGGTCGACGATTCGGGCGGACAGATCAGCGCACAGGCGGTACAGAACGGTAACACTGGAACCCCATTTGACGACCCCGGCGTCGTCAAAGAGGACGGTCAGTACGTCGTGTACGTCGTCGCCCGGCAGTTCCAGTTCGTGCCCGGCAGCGGGGACACACCGGTCCGTGTGCCCGCGGGGGCGAACGTCACGTTCAGAGTAACCAGTGCCGACGTGGTACACGGTTTCTCCGTTGTCGAGACCAACATCAACACGATGGTCATTCCGGGGCAGGTCTCGGAAGTCTCGGCCCGGTTCAACGAGCCCGGCACCTACGGGCTTATCTGTCACGAATACTGCGGGGCGGCCCATCACACGATGGGCGGTTCCGTCGAAGTCGTCCCGCCGGAGGAGTACGATATGCAGCAAGAGAATATCGAACAACCCGAAGATGATGCACAGGCCCAACAGGAGGCGGATCAGTAA